One part of the Sorangiineae bacterium MSr11954 genome encodes these proteins:
- a CDS encoding MoxR family ATPase, producing MAPTATDEPAHPAPPVAPRPPSPASPSSPFAPILPTGPTSTTQASTSAPASARLGAERVKNATELEQVLRRAGYLPDARLALTVWLALSLDKPLMLEGPAGVGKTDLARALSEGLGRPLVRLQCYEGLDEGKALYEWDYAKQMLYTQLLRDAVSRQTEHAGSLGEAVDRLAAGDDAFFSPRFLIARPLLRALTSEHPAVLLIDEVDRADPEFEAFLLEILAERQVTIPELGTIRAKHAPLVLLTTNATRDMTDALRRRCLHAFVDYPPPSRELAILELRVPGISKALASELARIAGEVRKMDLRKAPSIAETIDWARALVLLGASALDPELARATLGALLKHEEDRVKVEAKLGKS from the coding sequence GTGGCACCGACCGCGACGGACGAACCCGCGCACCCGGCGCCCCCCGTTGCCCCGCGGCCTCCCTCGCCTGCCTCGCCCTCCTCACCTTTTGCGCCCATCTTGCCTACGGGGCCGACGTCCACCACGCAGGCATCCACCTCGGCGCCGGCGTCGGCCCGCCTGGGTGCGGAGCGCGTGAAGAACGCGACGGAGCTCGAGCAGGTGCTTCGGCGCGCGGGCTACCTTCCCGATGCACGGCTCGCGCTGACCGTGTGGCTGGCGCTCTCGCTCGACAAGCCGCTGATGCTCGAGGGCCCGGCGGGGGTCGGCAAGACGGATCTCGCGCGCGCGTTGAGCGAAGGCCTCGGCCGTCCTTTGGTGCGTCTGCAGTGCTACGAGGGCCTGGACGAGGGCAAGGCGCTCTACGAGTGGGACTACGCGAAGCAAATGCTCTACACGCAGCTCCTTCGCGACGCGGTCTCGCGCCAGACGGAGCATGCGGGCTCCTTGGGCGAGGCCGTCGACCGCCTGGCGGCGGGCGACGATGCGTTTTTCAGCCCACGTTTTCTCATCGCCCGCCCGCTTTTGCGCGCGCTCACCAGCGAGCATCCCGCGGTGCTCCTCATCGACGAAGTCGACCGCGCCGATCCCGAGTTCGAGGCTTTCCTCCTCGAAATCCTGGCCGAGCGCCAGGTGACGATCCCCGAGCTCGGCACCATCCGCGCCAAGCACGCGCCCCTGGTCCTCCTGACGACCAACGCCACCCGCGACATGACCGACGCCCTTCGAAGGCGCTGCCTTCACGCGTTCGTCGACTACCCTCCCCCGTCGCGCGAGCTGGCCATCTTGGAGCTGCGCGTGCCCGGTATCTCCAAGGCCCTCGCGTCGGAGCTCGCGCGGATCGCCGGCGAGGTGCGCAAGATGGATTTGCGCAAGGCGCCGAGCATCGCGGAGACCATCGACTGGGCGCGCGCGCTGGTGCTCCTGGGCGCGAGCGCGCTCGATCCGGAGCTCGCGCGCGCGACGTTGGGGGCGCTGCTCAAGCACGAGGAGGATCGGGTCAAGGTGGAGGCGAAGTTGGGGAAATCGTGA
- a CDS encoding DUF4388 domain-containing protein, translating into MSDREDLLRVDVTGTVHPVGRTASQQLRSRAGEWRALPSPKNLIVMRSEEDNAPVLKLAGEIRTPGALCDVVALIAQSSWRGELQVLEDEGWRSLSFDAGKLVSAASTVPSERLGETLYRFGVLTREDLERVILVSNASGKRLGEAAIELDFVTAEELYPMMSRQAEEIFYGALRVGEGMFYFYDRYDEKSLLRRSNLHTASLLMEGARRMDEMRFFREKIPNDSYVPVRSGYLSSGVSSVSSNGSNVVNGGSSSLGLSGRDFSINSATSMHSLGSPSSSSAPSSPGAPSSNSSVNMASSSYLPHVSPEIAPDMSPHISAQWGGHSGVRSISEVPENLAEVYALCDGKLSVAEIGRRIGQLEFEVTRLVFQLMSGGFVQVIAPRPRGPEAIVEAFNPGIMEIHRIVDEVDADGARRGQEFRDGLARFATGGGVYDALFQGAGPLPDGSFRPERVARNLVKIAGDDPDAWLMQLLHEYVGFALFHAGSLLPREVEAGLVNAVTELLKPVRTHENPPQAALQP; encoded by the coding sequence ATGTCGGATCGTGAAGATCTGCTCCGCGTCGATGTGACGGGAACGGTTCATCCCGTTGGCCGCACCGCAAGCCAGCAGCTCCGCTCGCGCGCCGGCGAATGGCGAGCGTTGCCAAGCCCAAAGAACCTCATCGTGATGCGCAGCGAAGAGGACAACGCTCCCGTCCTCAAGCTCGCAGGGGAGATCCGGACGCCGGGAGCGCTCTGCGATGTGGTCGCGCTCATCGCCCAATCCAGCTGGCGCGGTGAGCTCCAGGTCCTCGAGGACGAAGGCTGGCGATCGCTCTCGTTCGACGCTGGAAAGCTCGTCAGTGCTGCAAGTACCGTGCCGTCTGAGCGGTTGGGAGAGACGCTCTACCGCTTTGGTGTTTTGACGCGGGAGGACCTGGAACGGGTGATTTTGGTTTCCAACGCATCCGGAAAGCGACTAGGTGAAGCAGCCATCGAGCTTGACTTCGTTACCGCGGAAGAGCTTTACCCAATGATGTCGCGCCAAGCTGAAGAAATCTTCTATGGTGCACTTCGGGTCGGAGAGGGGATGTTCTATTTTTACGACCGGTACGACGAGAAAAGCCTGCTCCGGCGCAGCAACCTCCATACAGCCAGCTTGCTGATGGAAGGCGCCCGTCGCATGGATGAGATGCGCTTCTTTCGTGAGAAGATCCCGAATGATTCCTACGTCCCGGTGCGTTCTGGGTACCTCTCGTCCGGTGTGTCCAGCGTGTCTAGCAATGGCTCCAATGTCGTAAATGGTGGGTCTAGCTCACTTGGATTATCCGGTCGCGATTTTTCCATAAACTCCGCCACCTCGATGCACTCACTCGGCTCACCTAGTTCATCCAGTGCACCTAGCTCGCCTGGCGCACCGAGCTCGAACAGCAGCGTCAATATGGCGAGCTCGAGCTATCTGCCCCATGTTTCTCCCGAGATCGCTCCCGACATGTCTCCACACATATCTGCACAGTGGGGGGGACATTCAGGCGTCCGGTCGATAAGCGAGGTTCCAGAAAACCTCGCTGAGGTGTATGCGCTTTGTGATGGAAAGCTCTCCGTTGCGGAAATAGGCCGCCGTATCGGCCAACTCGAGTTTGAGGTCACTCGTCTCGTCTTTCAACTGATGAGCGGTGGCTTTGTTCAAGTGATCGCACCGCGCCCTCGTGGACCGGAAGCGATCGTCGAAGCATTCAACCCAGGGATCATGGAAATTCATCGGATCGTAGACGAAGTCGACGCAGATGGCGCAAGGCGCGGGCAGGAGTTCCGCGATGGCCTTGCGCGCTTCGCGACCGGTGGAGGTGTCTATGACGCGCTCTTTCAAGGGGCAGGTCCTCTGCCCGACGGGTCGTTTCGACCCGAGCGCGTTGCCCGCAATCTGGTGAAGATTGCCGGCGATGATCCGGACGCGTGGCTCATGCAGCTGTTGCACGAGTATGTTGGTTTTGCCCTCTTCCACGCAGGCTCGCTCCTACCGCGGGAGGTCGAAGCGGGTCTGGTCAACGCGGTTACCGAGCTGCTCAAGCCGGTCCGAACCCACGAAAACCCCCCGCAGGCAGCCCTCCAGCCGTGA
- a CDS encoding TetR/AcrR family transcriptional regulator, with product MADLAESVGLRKASLFHHFASKDALYNAVFERLVTNLGGLIIEASSSTEGSFVERLDRMTDSFVSALGVQVAASRLILRELMDWGPFVRVRFGETWLPVLKAAERFFEEGQREGTFLAELSPRHIILSGLSLYMTTFAIGGVVEQFAGIDPFEPAFVEERKAQLRVQLHAMLLRKQPGNSSPS from the coding sequence ATGGCCGATCTGGCGGAAAGCGTCGGCCTTAGAAAGGCCTCGCTCTTCCACCATTTCGCCAGCAAAGACGCCCTCTACAACGCGGTCTTCGAGCGCCTCGTGACCAACTTGGGTGGTCTCATCATCGAGGCCTCCTCCTCGACGGAGGGCTCCTTCGTCGAGCGGCTCGATCGAATGACCGATTCCTTCGTATCCGCCCTCGGGGTGCAAGTCGCCGCCTCGCGGCTGATTCTCCGTGAGCTGATGGACTGGGGCCCCTTCGTCCGAGTGCGCTTCGGCGAGACGTGGCTCCCGGTCCTCAAGGCCGCCGAGCGCTTCTTCGAGGAAGGCCAGCGTGAAGGGACGTTTCTCGCTGAACTGTCGCCGCGCCACATCATCTTGAGCGGCCTCTCGCTCTACATGACCACCTTCGCCATCGGCGGGGTGGTGGAGCAGTTCGCAGGAATCGACCCCTTCGAGCCGGCGTTCGTCGAAGAGCGGAAGGCCCAGTTGCGCGTGCAGCTCCACGCGATGCTGCTGCGGAAGCAGCCGGGCAACTCTTCGCCGTCGTAG
- the rlmB gene encoding 23S rRNA (guanosine(2251)-2'-O)-methyltransferase RlmB, with product MRLIIGIQPVREAIRSEERGRKPPAKILVDDRGSPQLDALARFAHDRGIPVERVSRADIDWHTRGAHHQGVAAIAPELPIVTLEELTLGPRALALALDELQDPQNFGAVLRSAVALGTTAVLWPEHSSAPLSPATFRASAGAVEHATLCRVQSLPTALEELAARGLDVVGLDAHGDELLQEATLELPLVLVVGAEGKGLRKPVKQACRRLVRLPMKPGAVDSLNASVAAAIALYEITRRHGI from the coding sequence ATGCGACTCATCATCGGCATTCAACCGGTGCGCGAGGCCATTCGCTCCGAGGAGCGCGGGCGAAAGCCGCCCGCCAAGATCCTGGTCGACGATCGCGGCTCGCCGCAGCTCGATGCGCTGGCTCGCTTTGCGCACGATCGCGGGATCCCCGTCGAGCGGGTTTCGCGCGCCGACATCGATTGGCACACGCGCGGCGCGCACCATCAAGGTGTGGCGGCCATCGCCCCCGAGCTCCCCATCGTCACCCTCGAAGAGCTCACCTTGGGTCCGCGCGCGCTGGCCCTCGCCCTCGACGAGCTGCAGGATCCGCAAAACTTTGGCGCGGTGCTTCGCTCGGCCGTGGCCTTGGGAACGACGGCGGTCCTCTGGCCCGAGCACAGCTCCGCGCCCCTTAGCCCCGCGACCTTTCGCGCCTCCGCAGGCGCCGTCGAGCACGCCACCCTATGCCGGGTGCAAAGCCTGCCCACGGCGCTCGAGGAGCTCGCCGCGCGCGGCCTCGACGTGGTGGGGCTCGATGCGCACGGCGACGAGCTGCTCCAGGAGGCGACCTTGGAGCTTCCGCTGGTCCTGGTGGTGGGCGCCGAGGGCAAAGGTTTGCGCAAGCCGGTCAAGCAGGCGTGCCGGCGCTTGGTGCGCCTGCCGATGAAGCCTGGCGCGGTCGACTCGCTCAACGCGTCGGTGGCCGCGGCCATCGCGCTCTACGAGATCACACGCCGTCACGGCATCTGA
- the pyrF gene encoding orotidine-5'-phosphate decarboxylase → MISPPSSRFPDGRLSSRLIFAADFADVDEARRATLALQPHLGLVKIGLELFVGAGPSALSWAREAGLPIFLDLKLHDIPATVERAVDRAIALGARMLTVHAAGGKEMLLRAVRCAEAAGDTCTIVAVTVLTSLDDGDLADLGVDSDAGTQARRLARLAFDQGVRAFVCSPEEVATLRAELGPKATLITPGVRAAQAATRAPAAGASSSGGGGKDDQKRIATAREAILRGADYVVVGRPIRDAADPKAAAEQIDRTVRDALAEAEAIRT, encoded by the coding sequence GTGATTTCTCCTCCGTCATCCCGATTTCCCGATGGGCGGCTCTCCAGCCGCCTCATTTTCGCCGCCGACTTTGCCGACGTGGACGAGGCGCGGCGTGCCACCTTGGCGCTGCAGCCGCACCTCGGGCTGGTGAAGATCGGGCTGGAGCTCTTCGTGGGGGCAGGTCCCTCGGCGCTGTCTTGGGCGCGCGAGGCGGGGCTGCCCATCTTTCTCGATTTGAAGCTGCACGACATCCCGGCCACCGTGGAGCGGGCCGTCGATCGCGCCATCGCCTTGGGCGCGCGCATGCTCACCGTGCACGCCGCCGGCGGCAAAGAAATGCTGCTCCGCGCCGTGCGCTGCGCCGAGGCCGCGGGCGACACGTGCACCATCGTGGCGGTCACCGTGCTCACCTCCCTCGACGACGGCGATCTGGCCGATCTGGGCGTGGACAGCGACGCGGGGACCCAAGCGCGAAGGCTCGCGCGCCTCGCGTTCGATCAGGGCGTGCGCGCCTTCGTGTGCTCGCCCGAAGAAGTCGCCACCTTGCGCGCGGAGCTCGGGCCGAAGGCCACCCTCATCACCCCCGGCGTTCGTGCGGCCCAAGCCGCGACCCGGGCGCCAGCCGCAGGTGCCAGCAGCAGCGGCGGCGGCGGCAAGGACGATCAAAAGCGCATCGCCACCGCGCGGGAAGCCATTTTGCGCGGGGCCGACTATGTCGTGGTGGGCCGACCCATTCGCGATGCCGCCGATCCAAAGGCGGCCGCCGAGCAGATCGATCGCACGGTGCGCGACGCCCTGGCCGAGGCCGAGGCCATTCGCACGTGA
- a CDS encoding biotin/lipoyl-binding carrier protein, producing the protein MATQVTAHITGTVWKIEVNVGERVSEGQTCVILESMKMEMPVEAPEGGVVQKIEVTEGQAVSEGDVLITLD; encoded by the coding sequence ATGGCGACCCAAGTCACTGCACACATCACCGGTACCGTTTGGAAGATCGAGGTCAACGTAGGGGAGCGAGTCAGCGAGGGGCAAACGTGTGTGATCCTCGAGTCGATGAAAATGGAGATGCCGGTCGAGGCTCCAGAGGGGGGCGTGGTGCAAAAAATCGAAGTCACCGAGGGTCAAGCGGTCTCCGAGGGAGACGTTCTCATCACGCTCGACTAA